One Temnothorax longispinosus isolate EJ_2023e chromosome 8, Tlon_JGU_v1, whole genome shotgun sequence genomic region harbors:
- the LOC139817687 gene encoding uncharacterized protein isoform X2, which produces MKKHPHILTCVLLLLPLTLGLSLQEDDLVFDDVGEDNGNDNVPLGTVLINHHTSRGRSDRYEHGSPSRDGRRHASRVERAWGVPDSVVPVGHVFRMKIPRQAFSGSVDFYEVHETTDRDRFPRWMHWDDAASTLLGVPSKKDMGNYHLSVTAVGKHRDTAKDQFVVQVIAEKLEELKHKDGKTHCDDGEDQTILAILLDARMDQLSPTVRVNAIENFAGFLGMHTSAFSMHSQSVKDATALDSSVIFTGPGNVRHHKNKESHLTTIQWQVGCDGHLWKHQTELVKQLREQAKDGTLAEVLQLPVMSWRVRTDLNSFLRNRREAGSGDYGDSDDYGGYDDDYDGDYDEEDEEEDNEDSRVPPTFMPDLKHPHRHHHGEDTIDWKGEDIDEEEIIPRMSQSELENNKNTSTPEQTTTSTREPTIVPTLNIINAMDIGTTTPSPAVVTNVSASIITPVVVTNDTATTTMTMPSTPDLRTTTLNTTPSTTSTTTTTTTTTTTTAAPTTTTTTTTARITTESIEYGQVNSPPTRDRRLKKIPVTAGKPLSYVIPANTFMDVEDGDTRHLKLSLYWQGVPIKTTHWLQFNHHTQEVYGLPLENDISTWNYELVAVDSEGANVSDDLDIHVQQHKLSRSVNHEFNIYLRIDKRNEFPTDVDWELKVIRSLAELYGDSDTQHITVRSIDINTDREQAIFTWTNDSLPRSSECPREHINRLLRVLVDSDGDPSSSLKAVLAPEIRVKRVVYKGIGQCEDMKRPEVPKVSTEEPKVNLPPVPRNQVDLVNATVGQLLVFKVPEDTFFDAEDGSSRNMKMSLLTIDRRPIPSHEWLQFDSKNQEFYGVPMSTHIGRKEYQLVVTDKEGASATDGLVVVVHPAPFMLHTVEFSMTLDIPYDSFAHSALQKRNFIEKLRDLYGDRDTNAILLHNISNGSTVITWYNRTLPTTYCAHEEVNRLRSVLVKSDNDRRSVTDEVLDVMGLKFPVKQITVIPMGICLGELTGVHSPDSHVPPVDDSTSVGAFHDDYLLTFVLPAIIIAAMLILAGIIACVLHKRRRSGKMSVSEQDDERQSFRSKGIPVIFQDELDEKPDPGNKSPVILKEEKPPLPPPEYQKAEDGADVPMLAKENSEEPYQPPPPFATNRDTNRQNRPKPTPTYRKPPPYVPP; this is translated from the exons ATGAAGAAGCATCCTCACATCCTCACGTGCGTCCTACTCCTGCTGCCACTGACGTTGGGACTCAGCCTGCAGGAGGACGACCTGGTCTTCGACGATGTCGGCGAGGACAACGGCAACGACAACGTACCCCTCGGGACCGTCCTGATAAATCATCATACGTCCCGCGGTCGATCCGATCGTTACGAGCACGGATCGCCGTCTCGTGATGGCAGGAGGCACGCCTCTAGAGTCGAAAGGGCATGGGGCGTGCCGGACTCTGTCGTCCCGGTCGGCCACGTCTTCAGGATGAAAATACCGCGGCAGGCTTTTTCGGGAAGCGTAGATTTTTACGAG GTTCACGAGACTACGGATCGCGATCGTTTCCCGCGATGGATGCACTGGGACGACGCCGCTTCCACCCTCCTGGGCGTGCCGTCGAAAAAGGACATGGGCAATTATCACCTGAGCGTCACGGCTGTCGGCAAGCACCGTGACACCGCCAAGGATCAATTCGTCGTGCAAGTTATAGCCGAGAAGCTGGAGGAGCTGAAGCATAAGGACGGCAAG ACGCATTGCGACGACGGAGAGGACCAGACAATCCTTGCAATTCTACTGGACGCGCGGATGGATCAACTCTCGCCTACCGTCAGGGTGAATGCCATCGAAAACTTCGCGGGATTTCTGGGAATGCACACG AGCGCATTCTCGATGCATTCTCAAAGCGTTAAGGATGCCACCGCGCTGGATTCTTCCGTCATCTTCACCGGACCCGGGAACGTTAGGCATCATAAAAACAAAGAGAGTCATTTGACTACCATCCAATGGCAG GTTGGCTGCGACGGTCACTTATGGAAGCATCAAACAGAGTTAGTGAAACAGTTACGCGAGCAAGCGAAAGACGGTACTCTAGCGGAAGTTCTGCAGCTTCCTGTGATGTCGTGGCGCGTTAGAACAGATTTGAACTCCTTCCTGAGAAACAGACGGGAAGCCGGCTCCGGCGACTACGGCGATTCGGACGACTACGGCGGTTACGATGATGATTACGATGGCGATTACGACGAGGAAGACGAGGAAGAAGATAACGAGGACTCCCGAGTACCGCCGACTTTCATGCCGGACTTGAAACACCCACACCGGCATCATCACGGCGAGGATACGATCGATTGGAAG GGCGAAGACATCGATGAAGAAGAGATAATACCGAGAATGAGTCAAagtgaattagaaaataataaaaatacatctaCG CCGGAACAAACTACAACTTCCACGAGGGAACCGACTATTGTACCAACATTGAATATTATCAATGCTATGGACATTGGCACCACCACTCCTTCACCTGCAGTCGTAACGAATGTTAGCGCCTCTATTATCACGCCTGTAGTTGTAACGAATGACACAGCTACGACTACGATGACGATGCCGTCAACACCGGATCTTCGCACAACGACGTTGAACACAACACCGTCCACTACCAGCACGACCACTACTACTACTACGACTACGACTACTACCGCGGCACCTACAACCACCACAACAACGACGACAGCTCGGATTACCACGGAGAGTATCGAATATGGCCAAGTCAACTCCCCACCGACACGCGACAGGAGATTAAAAAAGATACCGGTGACTGCCGGCAAACCGTTGAGCTATGTTATACCGGCCAATACCTTCATGGATGTCGAAGATGGCGATACGAGGCACCTGAAGTTGAGCTTGTACTGGCAAGGTGTACCGATCAAAACAACTCACTGGCTCCAGTTCAATCATCATACCCAGGAAGTCTATGGATT GCCTCTTGAAAACGATATATCTACCTGGAATTACGAACTGGTTGCCGTGGATAGTGAAGGCGCTAACGTCTCCGACGATCTCGACATTCACGTTCAACAACACAAGCTGAGTCGTAGCGTCAATCACGAATTCAACATTTACTTGAGAATTGACAAACGAAACGAATTCCCAACTGATGTTGACTGGGAACTCAAG GTGATCCGAAGCTTGGCTGAACTTTACGGAGACAGCGATACTCAACATATCACGGTTCGTTCCATTGATATCAACACCGATCGTGAGCAAGCCATTTTCACATGGACTAACGATAGTCTTCCAAGAAGCAGCGAGTGTCCGAGAGAACATATAAACAGATTATTGCGC GTACTCGTCGACAGTGATGGAGATCCGTCGTCTTCTCTAAAAGCAGTTCTTGCTCCAGAAATTAGGGTAAAACGTGTCGTGTACAAAGGAATTGGACAATGTGAAGATATGAAACGACCCGAGGTACCGAAAGTTTCTACCGAAGAGCCGAAAGTTAATCTCCCGCCGGTACCGAGAAACCAAGTTGATCTTGTTAACGCGACAGTTGGCCAGTTGCTCGTGTTTAAAGTGCCAGAA gaTACATTCTTTGATGCCGAGGATGGATCGTCGCGAAACATGAAGATGTCACTTTTGACCATCGATCGAAGACCTATTCCATCTCACGAGTGGCTGCAGTTTGATAGCAAGAATCAGGAATTTTATGGCGTGCCAATGAGTACTCATATTGGTCGCAAGGAATATCAGTTGGTTGTCACTGATAAAGAag GTGCAAGCGCCACAGATGGATTGGTCGTTGTTGTTCATCCGGCACCTTTCATGTTACACACGGTGGAGTTTTCGATGACGCTGGATATTCCTTACGATTCCTTCGCGCATTCTGCGCTTCAGAAGCGTAATTTTATTGAGAAATTGCGCGATCTCTACGGGGACAGAGATACGAATGCTATCTTGCTGCACAACATCTCGAATGGCAGTACCGTCATCACGTGGTACAACAGAACTCTACCTACGACGTATTGCGCTCACGAGGAGGTCAATAGGCTGCGATCCGTGCTTGTGAAGAGCGATAATGATCGGCGTTCCGTGACGGACGAGGTATTGGACGTGATGGGTCTGAAGTTCCCGGTGAAGCAGATCACGGTGATCCCGATGGGTATTTGCCTCGGTGAATTAACGGGCGTTCACTCGCCGGACAGTCATGTACCACCTGTGGATGATTCCACATCTGTCGGAGCGTTCCATGACGATTACCTTCTCACCTTCGTCCTGCCTGCGATTATTATCGCCGCTATGCTCATCCTGGCGGGAATAATCGCGTGCGTGCTACACAAACGAAGACGCAGTGGAAAGATGAGCGTCAGTGAACAAGATGATGAGCGACAGAGTTTCCGGAGCAAGGGAATTCCCGTGATTTTCCAGGACGAGCTGGACGAGAAACCGGATCCCG GCAATAAGTCACCCGTTATTCTCAAGGAGGAAAAGCCACCTCTTCCACCGCCCGAATATCAGAAAGCCGAGGATGGCGCCGACGTGCCGATGCTGGCGAAGGAGAACTCCGAGGAGCCGTACCAACCGCCGCCACCGTTCGCCACGAATCGCGACACCAATCGGCAAAATCGTCCTAAACCCACTCCAACGTACAGGAAACCGCCCCCCTACGTGCCTCCCTAA
- the LOC139817687 gene encoding uncharacterized protein isoform X1, with the protein MKKHPHILTCVLLLLPLTLGLSLQEDDLVFDDVGEDNGNDNVPLGTVLINHHTSRGRSDRYEHGSPSRDGRRHASRVERAWGVPDSVVPVGHVFRMKIPRQAFSGSVDFYEVHETTDRDRFPRWMHWDDAASTLLGVPSKKDMGNYHLSVTAVGKHRDTAKDQFVVQVIAEKLEELKHKDGKTHCDDGEDQTILAILLDARMDQLSPTVRVNAIENFAGFLGMHTSAFSMHSQSVKDATALDSSVIFTGPGNVRHHKNKESHLTTIQWQVGCDGHLWKHQTELVKQLREQAKDGTLAEVLQLPVMSWRVRTDLNSFLRNRREAGSGDYGDSDDYGGYDDDYDGDYDEEDEEEDNEDSRVPPTFMPDLKHPHRHHHGEDTIDWKGEDIDEEEIIPRMSQSELENNKNTSTTRTTELTTSSPSTTTTTPTTTTTTTTTTQAAPTTVTSTSSTTTTVTSADITATASISTAVAPSIESPRSETTDEESSTERTRPVESAEPVTVLPTIPSDITTTPLPVTTLPPFSTSAIQTSISDKIETEIVIGITNVTTEEPEQTTTSTREPTIVPTLNIINAMDIGTTTPSPAVVTNVSASIITPVVVTNDTATTTMTMPSTPDLRTTTLNTTPSTTSTTTTTTTTTTTTAAPTTTTTTTTARITTESIEYGQVNSPPTRDRRLKKIPVTAGKPLSYVIPANTFMDVEDGDTRHLKLSLYWQGVPIKTTHWLQFNHHTQEVYGLPLENDISTWNYELVAVDSEGANVSDDLDIHVQQHKLSRSVNHEFNIYLRIDKRNEFPTDVDWELKVIRSLAELYGDSDTQHITVRSIDINTDREQAIFTWTNDSLPRSSECPREHINRLLRVLVDSDGDPSSSLKAVLAPEIRVKRVVYKGIGQCEDMKRPEVPKVSTEEPKVNLPPVPRNQVDLVNATVGQLLVFKVPEDTFFDAEDGSSRNMKMSLLTIDRRPIPSHEWLQFDSKNQEFYGVPMSTHIGRKEYQLVVTDKEGASATDGLVVVVHPAPFMLHTVEFSMTLDIPYDSFAHSALQKRNFIEKLRDLYGDRDTNAILLHNISNGSTVITWYNRTLPTTYCAHEEVNRLRSVLVKSDNDRRSVTDEVLDVMGLKFPVKQITVIPMGICLGELTGVHSPDSHVPPVDDSTSVGAFHDDYLLTFVLPAIIIAAMLILAGIIACVLHKRRRSGKMSVSEQDDERQSFRSKGIPVIFQDELDEKPDPGNKSPVILKEEKPPLPPPEYQKAEDGADVPMLAKENSEEPYQPPPPFATNRDTNRQNRPKPTPTYRKPPPYVPP; encoded by the exons ATGAAGAAGCATCCTCACATCCTCACGTGCGTCCTACTCCTGCTGCCACTGACGTTGGGACTCAGCCTGCAGGAGGACGACCTGGTCTTCGACGATGTCGGCGAGGACAACGGCAACGACAACGTACCCCTCGGGACCGTCCTGATAAATCATCATACGTCCCGCGGTCGATCCGATCGTTACGAGCACGGATCGCCGTCTCGTGATGGCAGGAGGCACGCCTCTAGAGTCGAAAGGGCATGGGGCGTGCCGGACTCTGTCGTCCCGGTCGGCCACGTCTTCAGGATGAAAATACCGCGGCAGGCTTTTTCGGGAAGCGTAGATTTTTACGAG GTTCACGAGACTACGGATCGCGATCGTTTCCCGCGATGGATGCACTGGGACGACGCCGCTTCCACCCTCCTGGGCGTGCCGTCGAAAAAGGACATGGGCAATTATCACCTGAGCGTCACGGCTGTCGGCAAGCACCGTGACACCGCCAAGGATCAATTCGTCGTGCAAGTTATAGCCGAGAAGCTGGAGGAGCTGAAGCATAAGGACGGCAAG ACGCATTGCGACGACGGAGAGGACCAGACAATCCTTGCAATTCTACTGGACGCGCGGATGGATCAACTCTCGCCTACCGTCAGGGTGAATGCCATCGAAAACTTCGCGGGATTTCTGGGAATGCACACG AGCGCATTCTCGATGCATTCTCAAAGCGTTAAGGATGCCACCGCGCTGGATTCTTCCGTCATCTTCACCGGACCCGGGAACGTTAGGCATCATAAAAACAAAGAGAGTCATTTGACTACCATCCAATGGCAG GTTGGCTGCGACGGTCACTTATGGAAGCATCAAACAGAGTTAGTGAAACAGTTACGCGAGCAAGCGAAAGACGGTACTCTAGCGGAAGTTCTGCAGCTTCCTGTGATGTCGTGGCGCGTTAGAACAGATTTGAACTCCTTCCTGAGAAACAGACGGGAAGCCGGCTCCGGCGACTACGGCGATTCGGACGACTACGGCGGTTACGATGATGATTACGATGGCGATTACGACGAGGAAGACGAGGAAGAAGATAACGAGGACTCCCGAGTACCGCCGACTTTCATGCCGGACTTGAAACACCCACACCGGCATCATCACGGCGAGGATACGATCGATTGGAAG GGCGAAGACATCGATGAAGAAGAGATAATACCGAGAATGAGTCAAagtgaattagaaaataataaaaatacatctaCG ACAAGAACCACTGAACTTACTACATCATCACCATCAACAACTACAACTACCCCCACCACCACGACGACAACTACAACCACCACCCAAGCCGCGCCAACGACCGTAACTTCTACTAGTAGCACCACAACGACCGTCACATCAGCCGATATAACAGCAACAGCTAGTATCTCCACTGCCGTAGCCCCATCGATAGAGTCTCCGCGATCGGAGACCACGGATGAGGAATCGTCGACGGAGAGAACGAGACCCGTGGAATCCGCCGAACCCGTTACTGTTTTACCAACCATTCCTTCGGACATCACCACGACCCCTCTTCCCGTAACCACTCTGCCGCCTTTTAGCACGTCGGCCATCCAGACTAGTATCTCTGACAAAATCGAAACGGAGATCGTCATTGGTATTACTAATGTTACGACGGAAGAG CCGGAACAAACTACAACTTCCACGAGGGAACCGACTATTGTACCAACATTGAATATTATCAATGCTATGGACATTGGCACCACCACTCCTTCACCTGCAGTCGTAACGAATGTTAGCGCCTCTATTATCACGCCTGTAGTTGTAACGAATGACACAGCTACGACTACGATGACGATGCCGTCAACACCGGATCTTCGCACAACGACGTTGAACACAACACCGTCCACTACCAGCACGACCACTACTACTACTACGACTACGACTACTACCGCGGCACCTACAACCACCACAACAACGACGACAGCTCGGATTACCACGGAGAGTATCGAATATGGCCAAGTCAACTCCCCACCGACACGCGACAGGAGATTAAAAAAGATACCGGTGACTGCCGGCAAACCGTTGAGCTATGTTATACCGGCCAATACCTTCATGGATGTCGAAGATGGCGATACGAGGCACCTGAAGTTGAGCTTGTACTGGCAAGGTGTACCGATCAAAACAACTCACTGGCTCCAGTTCAATCATCATACCCAGGAAGTCTATGGATT GCCTCTTGAAAACGATATATCTACCTGGAATTACGAACTGGTTGCCGTGGATAGTGAAGGCGCTAACGTCTCCGACGATCTCGACATTCACGTTCAACAACACAAGCTGAGTCGTAGCGTCAATCACGAATTCAACATTTACTTGAGAATTGACAAACGAAACGAATTCCCAACTGATGTTGACTGGGAACTCAAG GTGATCCGAAGCTTGGCTGAACTTTACGGAGACAGCGATACTCAACATATCACGGTTCGTTCCATTGATATCAACACCGATCGTGAGCAAGCCATTTTCACATGGACTAACGATAGTCTTCCAAGAAGCAGCGAGTGTCCGAGAGAACATATAAACAGATTATTGCGC GTACTCGTCGACAGTGATGGAGATCCGTCGTCTTCTCTAAAAGCAGTTCTTGCTCCAGAAATTAGGGTAAAACGTGTCGTGTACAAAGGAATTGGACAATGTGAAGATATGAAACGACCCGAGGTACCGAAAGTTTCTACCGAAGAGCCGAAAGTTAATCTCCCGCCGGTACCGAGAAACCAAGTTGATCTTGTTAACGCGACAGTTGGCCAGTTGCTCGTGTTTAAAGTGCCAGAA gaTACATTCTTTGATGCCGAGGATGGATCGTCGCGAAACATGAAGATGTCACTTTTGACCATCGATCGAAGACCTATTCCATCTCACGAGTGGCTGCAGTTTGATAGCAAGAATCAGGAATTTTATGGCGTGCCAATGAGTACTCATATTGGTCGCAAGGAATATCAGTTGGTTGTCACTGATAAAGAag GTGCAAGCGCCACAGATGGATTGGTCGTTGTTGTTCATCCGGCACCTTTCATGTTACACACGGTGGAGTTTTCGATGACGCTGGATATTCCTTACGATTCCTTCGCGCATTCTGCGCTTCAGAAGCGTAATTTTATTGAGAAATTGCGCGATCTCTACGGGGACAGAGATACGAATGCTATCTTGCTGCACAACATCTCGAATGGCAGTACCGTCATCACGTGGTACAACAGAACTCTACCTACGACGTATTGCGCTCACGAGGAGGTCAATAGGCTGCGATCCGTGCTTGTGAAGAGCGATAATGATCGGCGTTCCGTGACGGACGAGGTATTGGACGTGATGGGTCTGAAGTTCCCGGTGAAGCAGATCACGGTGATCCCGATGGGTATTTGCCTCGGTGAATTAACGGGCGTTCACTCGCCGGACAGTCATGTACCACCTGTGGATGATTCCACATCTGTCGGAGCGTTCCATGACGATTACCTTCTCACCTTCGTCCTGCCTGCGATTATTATCGCCGCTATGCTCATCCTGGCGGGAATAATCGCGTGCGTGCTACACAAACGAAGACGCAGTGGAAAGATGAGCGTCAGTGAACAAGATGATGAGCGACAGAGTTTCCGGAGCAAGGGAATTCCCGTGATTTTCCAGGACGAGCTGGACGAGAAACCGGATCCCG GCAATAAGTCACCCGTTATTCTCAAGGAGGAAAAGCCACCTCTTCCACCGCCCGAATATCAGAAAGCCGAGGATGGCGCCGACGTGCCGATGCTGGCGAAGGAGAACTCCGAGGAGCCGTACCAACCGCCGCCACCGTTCGCCACGAATCGCGACACCAATCGGCAAAATCGTCCTAAACCCACTCCAACGTACAGGAAACCGCCCCCCTACGTGCCTCCCTAA